In a single window of the Melioribacteraceae bacterium genome:
- a CDS encoding DUF3943 domain-containing protein: MKFKKHNSILRILIPVILVISGFHGKYSFAQTTVQNDLLSGLSKFPFTNSQDSSVVKTTIEKNYWLPAAQIIGLNFGVWGYSKYLTSEGWSNISWETIKNNFKSGFEWDVDGYLMNQFWHPYHGSNYYNLARSNGLDFWESAPYVFGGSLMWEFFMENEPPSYNDIVNTPVTGIILGEISFRVSNLIIDESAVGLERFLREFSSTLIDPMQGFNRLIRGDMWKTGKPNKRSKFNMVVSSGMHNVFFSSKLNNSKSYVAIRVDMNYGDQFSVSDHQKPFDYFTLHTEVNIAPNDNIVGIFASGVIWDNKLKLFENSKNIIGIYKEVDIHINTVYKLSATSVSGQIINTVPLSASVSMQNYFGLSAILMGATNSHYASESGKDYNIGPGASTKIGAKVIFKNFGEIYSNYKRFWIHTLSGAEGEEFVGLLNIGINYQLFENSYLGLDFLLYERFGDYKYFTNTTDANSALRVYFKQNI, translated from the coding sequence ATGAAGTTCAAAAAACACAATTCGATATTACGAATCTTGATCCCAGTTATACTTGTGATTTCCGGTTTTCATGGAAAATATTCTTTTGCTCAGACAACAGTGCAAAATGACTTACTCTCTGGTTTGTCGAAATTTCCTTTTACAAATTCGCAAGATTCTTCTGTAGTAAAAACCACAATAGAGAAAAATTACTGGTTGCCAGCCGCACAAATCATTGGACTTAATTTTGGTGTTTGGGGTTACAGTAAATATTTAACCAGTGAAGGTTGGTCAAATATTAGTTGGGAAACAATAAAAAATAATTTCAAGTCAGGATTCGAATGGGATGTTGACGGTTACTTAATGAATCAATTTTGGCATCCTTATCATGGTTCTAACTATTATAATCTTGCCCGGTCTAATGGTCTCGATTTTTGGGAGTCAGCTCCCTATGTATTTGGCGGCAGCTTAATGTGGGAATTTTTTATGGAAAATGAACCCCCCTCCTATAATGATATCGTAAACACCCCGGTTACCGGAATTATCTTAGGAGAGATTTCATTTCGCGTCTCCAATTTAATTATTGATGAAAGCGCTGTCGGGCTCGAGAGATTTCTTCGAGAATTCTCTTCAACTCTAATTGATCCGATGCAAGGATTCAATCGATTAATTAGAGGAGATATGTGGAAAACCGGTAAACCAAACAAGCGCTCAAAGTTTAATATGGTTGTTTCCAGTGGTATGCATAATGTTTTTTTTAGTAGTAAACTGAACAATAGTAAATCGTACGTGGCAATTAGAGTAGACATGAATTATGGTGATCAATTTTCAGTTTCAGATCACCAAAAACCATTCGATTATTTTACACTACACACAGAGGTTAATATAGCACCCAATGATAATATTGTGGGAATATTTGCAAGCGGCGTTATTTGGGATAATAAATTAAAGTTATTCGAAAACTCAAAAAATATAATTGGCATTTACAAAGAAGTCGACATTCATATCAATACAGTTTACAAACTTTCGGCAACAAGCGTTTCCGGACAAATAATAAATACAGTGCCGTTATCTGCATCAGTTTCTATGCAAAATTATTTTGGATTATCTGCAATATTAATGGGGGCTACAAACTCACACTATGCATCTGAATCAGGTAAAGATTATAACATTGGTCCGGGAGCCAGCACAAAAATTGGTGCTAAAGTTATCTTTAAAAATTTTGGAGAAATCTATTCAAACTATAAAAGATTTTGGATTCATACTTTAAGCGGGGCCGAAGGAGAGGAGTTTGTTGGGCTACTTAATATCGGAATTAACTATCAACTATTTGAAAACAGCTATTTGGGACTGGATTTCTTGTTGTATGAACGTTTTGGCGATTATAAATATTTTACAAATACTACAGATGCAAACTCAGCATTAAGAGTTTATTTTAAGCAAAATATATAA